TAAAAGCTCTTTGTAGTTTTGATAGTTTTGATTTCTCAAGGCTTTACTAGAAAAGGCTTTATTTAAACTTTCTTTTATAAAGCAATGCTCGCTTTTATTTTGCACTAAATAGGTTTTTATATGCTTTACATTTTTCAAAAAGCTTGAATTTTTCTTTTCTATGACTTGTAAAGCCTTGTAAAGCACATTTATGATATGCACATCTTCTATTTGCTCTCTTGTTTTTGTAGCAACCTTTGCTTTTAAAGGGATATTGTGTTTTATAAATTCAACCATATCGATATTTCCTTTAAAACGCAAGTCGTTGTATTTTTTACTTTGATAGTTTTTAGGCAAACCTATCAAAAAACTTTTTTCAAGTTTTTGCACAAAGATGTAAAAAAGTATAAACTCGCTTATATTGCTTTCATTTTTCACATCTTGATAAATACTCACATCATCGACAAATACATCATTAGCAAAATTTAGCATTCTTTCTAAGAACTTCTTGCCAAATCGAGAATTTATCTCAACTTCCAAATTATCATAAAAAATTTTTCCTATATAATTTCCACTAGTAATTTGCTTTTTGTCTTTATCAATTGTTCTTACCGATATGATGGGATTTTTAGCATTTTTGCTTAAAATTTTTTCATCATCATTGAAAAAAGAAAAGAAATTTCCATTTTTTATAAAATCTTCAAAATACAGATCAAAATCTTGTATTTTTGAAGATTTTTGATCTATTTCTATACAGCTATTATCAGTCGTTTTTATTATTGTGGTTTTTTTCATTTGTTTTTGTTTCTTTGGGTTTTTCTATAACAAAAAGTTTTTTTAAATCATCCAAGTGTTCTTGTATGTCTTTTTCGCTATATTCACTTCTTAAATACTCTTTTAAAAGCGCCTCAAAACGGTTGCTAAAAAGTTTTTTCATATCGTTATTTTTAATCTCATCATCTTTAAATTCAATTTTTAGAAAATAAGAATGCCCAAGTTGATATTTTTCACCTATATCTTTAATTTTATCGTTTAATTTTTTGCAGGCTTGTGCGTATTCTTCGATATTTTTTGCATAAATTTCATTTTTTATTACATCATAATCACATGTCATTTCTTGCCATATAAAGCGTCTTCTAAGCGCTAAGTCAAAACTATCTATGCTTTTATCTAAATCATTCATAGTCCCTAAGAAAAATACATTTTCAGGCACATAAAAATCCTCATCATTTCTCATAAAGGCATATTGTGTTTTTATCTTGCCTTTTTCTCCTCTATACTCAAGTGCATAAAGTAATTCTCCAAAAACTCTAGATAATTCCGCACGGTTAATCTCATCAGCTATGAAAAAATACCCATAATCGCTTAAAGCTTCATTAAAATTTCCTTTTTCTAGCTCGCCCAAAAACTTTTCTTCTTCTTCTTTTGCTTTATCGCAAAATTCTCTAAAAATTCCATTTTTAAGCTTAAGTTTTAATTGTCCATTTTCAATCCCTGCAGGTTTAATACCCTCTATAAAATCCTCATAGGAAAAACTTGGGTGAAATTGAGTAATGAGCATTTGATTTTCATTTTTAATGATGTTTTTTATATTATTTACTATAGTATAGGTTTTTCCAGTTCCAGGAATTCCATGAAAAATGATATTTTTATGTGTTTTTAAAAGCTCTTTAAAACCTTCTAAATCATTGCTTTTTATATCTGCTTTGCCACATAAATTTGCAAAATCATAAGCTGCTTGATAAAGTTTATAATATACACTTTCAGTTACATTTTTTGTATTTTTTATATCACCATCTTGTAGTTTATCTTTTGTAATTAAAGCTAAATCGGACTTTTTTATCTTATCGATCAAATTTAAAAATTGATCTAGGATGTAATACTTTGGAAGACGTTCAATTTTTTCTTTTATTTCTTTTATTTCAAGTTTGTCTAAAGCAAAATCAAATTTATTATTTGAAGTATTTTCATTTAGCATTTCAAAGATATATCCAGCAGTCTTTGCCATAGCATCGTTTACTAATGGAAAATCATCATTTTCAAAATTTAATAAGTATGCTAACTCTCTAGCAGAGGCTTTCATGCCTGTGATATCAAGATTTAATAAGTCTTCTAATGATTCTACTTTAGATATCTTATCAAGATCAGCGCGTAATTCTTCGGGATTTTTTTTGTTTAGTAAATTTGAAGCATTAGCTTGTTGTTGAGCGCTATATATATTTTCTTTTTTCCAAAATTCTTTAAATTTTTTTATCCATTCTTGCGAGTTGTTTT
The window above is part of the Campylobacter coli genome. Proteins encoded here:
- a CDS encoding AAA family ATPase, whose translation is MSDLENSLKGFKDKNFGYYFGKDKKCYIYHTKFGRERSIEINKNTEGFKFVNLNEDIQENFKSFDNYTKFIDEHKDKNFKTLEEIFKEYKNFIYICNNINFDILKSAFKEYLQYYSDKATIHVKFNEETINSKKGIKEKFEEIKKIDENNSQEWIKKFKEFWKKENIYSAQQQANASNLLNKKNPEELRADLDKISKVESLEDLLNLDITGMKASARELAYLLNFENDDFPLVNDAMAKTAGYIFEMLNENTSNNKFDFALDKLEIKEIKEKIERLPKYYILDQFLNLIDKIKKSDLALITKDKLQDGDIKNTKNVTESVYYKLYQAAYDFANLCGKADIKSNDLEGFKELLKTHKNIIFHGIPGTGKTYTIVNNIKNIIKNENQMLITQFHPSFSYEDFIEGIKPAGIENGQLKLKLKNGIFREFCDKAKEEEEKFLGELEKGNFNEALSDYGYFFIADEINRAELSRVFGELLYALEYRGEKGKIKTQYAFMRNDEDFYVPENVFFLGTMNDLDKSIDSFDLALRRRFIWQEMTCDYDVIKNEIYAKNIEEYAQACKKLNDKIKDIGEKYQLGHSYFLKIEFKDDEIKNNDMKKLFSNRFEALLKEYLRSEYSEKDIQEHLDDLKKLFVIEKPKETKTNEKNHNNKND